GAGCGGGACGCCTTCGACGAGGATCGAGTCGATCCCGACTCCATCGACGGCCTCGAGGAGGTCGCGGACGCAGAACTGGTCAGCGGCGGCGAGGACGACTTCACCAACTTCCAGTCCAAGGGCCTCAGCGACGAGGATCTCGACCGCATGGGCTATGCCCGCCGCCCCGCATCTGCGCAGGACTCGACGCGCAAGAACTAGGTGTCGACGGGGCGTTTTGCGACCAACCGATGGCCCGTGACACTCAAGCCGCTTGAATGTCGCGCGACTGGCTTTAGTTTGTCCCCAGTTGAAACATTTGTTCGAAAGCGGGCGCATTCTACGCTCGCCCCTGGGGACCCCGCATGAGCCAGCGTTTTGAAGGCACCAAAGATTACGTCGCCACCGAGGATTTGAAGGTCGCCGTCAACGCCGCAGTGGCGCTGGAACGGCCATTGCTGATCAAAGGCGAACCGGGCACCGGCAAGACCGTGCTGGCCTATGAGATCGCCAAGGCGCTGAACGCCGAGCTGATCACCTGGCACATCAAGTCGACCACCAAGGCCCATCAGGGTCTCTACGAATACGACGCCGTCACCCGACTGCGCGACAGCCAGCTTGGCGACGAGCGGGTCAAGGACGTCAAGAACTACATCAAGAAGGGCAAGCTCTGGGAGGCCTTCACCTCCGACAAGCGCCCCGTCCTGCTGATCGACGAGATCGACAAAGCCGACATCGAGTTCCCCAACGACCTCCTCCAGGAGCTCGATCGGATGGAATTCTACGTCTACGAGACCAATGAGACGATCAAGGCCGAGGTCCGGCCGATCGTGATCATCACCTCCAACAACGAGAAGGAGCTGCCGGACGCCTTCCTGCGCCGCTGCTTCTTCCACTACATCCGCTTCCCGGAAGCCGAGACGATGAACGAGATCGTCGAGGTCCACTTTCCGGGCATCAAGCAGAAGCTGGTCGCCGAGGCGCTGCGCATCTTCTACGACATGCGCAAGGTGCCGGGTCTGAAGAAAAAGCCCTCCACCTCCGAGCTTCTCGACTGGTTGAAGCTGCTGATGGTCGAGGACATCGACGAGAACGCGCTGAAGGAGCGTGATCCCACCAAGTTGATCCCGCCTCTGCACGGCGCTCTGCTCAAGAACGAGCAGGACGTCCACCTGTTCGAGCGTCTCGCCTTCCTTGCGCGACGCGAGGGTGCGGGCTCGCGGCCGGGCCAACAGTAGCCGTTACGGCGAATTCACTCGACCAATCAAGACGCTCCGGTCAGGTTCCCAGGCGAACGGACCGGAGTGAGACGTCCATGAAGACTACCCTGCTGATCGCGGCTTCCGCCCTGGCCCTGAGCGCTTGCGGCCAGGACGGACCTCGCACGATCGCCAAGCTGACCTGCCCGACGACCGAGGGCGACCTGACCCGCGTGAGCATCGGCGCCGACGGCAAGACCTGCGCCTATCGTTCGTCGGACGGGGCTGAGGTGACCTTGGAACTGGTGGCGGTGAAGGGCGACGTCAGCGCCACCCTGGAGGCCATCGAGAAGGAACTGCGCAGTACGCCGGGCCCGCTCTCGCCCGAGGCTAAGAAGACCGGGGCAGAGATCGGCGCGGCCGTGGCCGAGGTGGAGGCCGCCAAGGCGCAACTTGGCAGCGTCGCCGCTGAGGTCGCCCGCGTCCAGGCCGAAGCCGCCGCCGACGCCGGCGTCACCATCCGCGCTGGCGGCATGGGCGTCGGAACTGTCGACACCGACGACGGCGAGGTGACCCGGGTCGACTTGCCGGGCATCCACATCAACACCCGCGGCGAAGAAGCCAATGTCCGGGTCGGCCCGATCAACATCGACGCCAATGACGACGACACCACGGTCAGGATGTTCCGCGACGTGCGCCTGCGGGGCCAAGCCCTGTCGCGCGAGAAGCGCGGCGTCCGCGCCACCTTCATCTACACCGGTAAGGACCTGCCCTCCGGCTACCGGTATGTCGGCTATGAAGCCGGCGGCCCAAAGACCGGACCGATCACCATCGCCAGGGTGAAGTCGAAGGTCGACACCGAGTCCGGCGACAACATCTATCACGATGTCCAGGACCTGGTGCGCCGCAACGGCGGCGTCTAGCCTGCGGGCTGGACCTCGACGACCTTGTAGGTCAGCGGCCGGCCGTCCTCGTCGGTGACGGTCACGTACTCGCCCACCGCGAAGCGATGCTCGCCCAGCCGATGGACGGGCTCATCGTCGGCCTCGTCGGCGTCGTCATAGTCGAAAAACCAGCGCGCGCCCTTGCGGGCCAGGCGGCCGTCGACGGCGTCCTCGTCCGGCGCAAACCGCCGCACCACGCAATTGGCCTTCGACTTGGCGTAGGCCGCGGCGTCCAGGAGCCCATCGGCGGTTAGGGGCGCAGTCAGGGCATAGCCCCTGTGGTCATCTCCGCCAGCGAACTCGGTGCCAGGATTGCGGGCAAGACGCATCACAATGCGCGACAGGGACATGTTCGAACCTCTTACTAATGAGACAGGAAAAGCGACGGCTGGTCGGACGCCAGCAGAGTGCGCGTCGTGCCGCCGAAAATAAACTCCTGCAGTCGCGGATGGCCGAAGGCGCCGGCGACCAGGATCTGGGCCTCGGCCTTGCGGGCGGCGTAGAGCAGCAGCGGGGCGGCGTCGCCGCTGTCGGGCAGGATGTCGATGTCGGCCTTCACCCCGCGCGCGGCGTAATAGGCCTGCAGCCGTGCAGGCTCGAAGCTGCGCGAAGTCGCCTTGGGCGCGGCCAGGATCACCACTCGAGATGCTTTTTCCAGCATTGGAAGCGCCAGGCGCGCGGCGCGCGAAGCTTCCTTGCCGCCGTCCCAGGCCACGGCCACGGGGCCGCCGACCGCGAAACCCTCCCGGGCAATCAGCACGGGTCGTTGTTCGTCGGCCACCATCTGCTGGAAGGCCTCGGCCAGGGGCCCGCGCCCGCGGGACGGGTCGTTGTTGAACACCACCACGTCCGACAGCCGGCTCTCGGCCGACAACCCGGCCCAGACCGGCGTCTGCAGGGCGATGAAGCGGCGCTTTTCGTAGGTGATGGTGTCCATGGCCGCGCGCGCGTTGCGCTCGCCGGCTGCGGCGGCCTCCTTCAGGGACTCCAGGGCGGTGGTCTGGACGCCGCCCAGGAACCCCTCGCCCATCCAGGGCATGACGTCGGCCACGTCGGCCGGGGTGTAGACGCAGGCGAGTTCGGCGCCGAAAGGTTCGGCCAGCTTGGCGCCCGCGGCGATCGCCGCCTTGTCGCCTTCCCCGCCCGAAAGCGGAACCATGATCCTCGCCCAACTCATGCTCTGTCCCCTGTCCACGCCTGTCTGGACCTTAACCCCGTTCCGCGCCTTGATATGGCGCAACTCCTGGGTCAGGTCAGACCTTCACTGTGGAAGGAACGCGTCGTTGAGGAAAGGGCTGCGTAGATTCGAGCGGCAACCGCGCGCCTGGCAGCGCATGCTGTCGGGACGGCGGCTGGACCTGCTGGACCCCTCGCCGATGGACATCGAGATCGAGGACATCGCCCACGGCCTGGCCCGGGTGGCCCGCTGGAACGGCCAGACCTTGGGGGAGCATGCCTTTTCCGTCGCCCAGCACTCCGTCGTGGTCGAGGAGATCTGCGCCCATATCCGGCCCGACCTCGAGCCGAAATGGCGGCTGGCGGCCTTGCTGCATGATGCTTCGGAATATGTGATCGGGGACATGATTTCACCGTTCAAGGCGGCGCTGGGGGTGGACTACAAGACCTTCGAGGAGCGGCTGGAGACGGCGATACATGTGCGGTTCGGAATTCCGGCCAAGGCCCCGATTCATATCAAGAAATTGATCAAGACGGCGGACCGGGCCTGCGCGTTTTTCGAGGCGACGCAGCTGGCGGGGTTCTCGGCCGCCGAGGCGCTGGAGTTCTTCGACGCCCCGCCGGACGGCTACCTCCTGCATATCGAGCCGCAGAGCGCCGCCGTCGCGCAATCGCGTTACATTCAGCGCTACAATGTGCTGTCGCAGGCGGCCGGATTCGCCACCTCCCCCGCCGCGGCCTTCGAGACGGAGTAGGACGCGCGTGACCCTCATCGTATGCGGACTGGCCGAGGTTCCCGCGATCATCGCCGCGCGGCGCCCGTCGCACATGATCACCCTGCTTGACCCCGCCAGCATGATCGAGACCCCGGCGGGCTTCGCCGACCGGCACCTGAGGCTGGGGGTCAACGACATCGCCGAGCCGATGGAGGGCATGGTCCTGCCGCACGAGGGCCTGGTGGCCGACCTGCTGGCCTTCGGCCGCACCTGGGACGAGAGCGCCCCGATGATCGTCCACTGCTGGGCCGGGATCAGCCGCTCCAGCGCCAGCGCCTTCGTCCTGGCCTGCGAGCGCAACCCCGACGTCCCGGAGCGGACCATCGCGCTGGCCATGCGCAGGGCCGCCCGCCACGCCTATCCCAACCGCCGCATCGTGGCGATCGCCGACGACATGCTGTCGCGCAGGGGCCGGATGGTCGATGCGGTGGAGGCCATGGGCGACTACGAATATGCCGGGATCGGCCGGCCGTTCGACTTCCCGGTCCGCCACTAGTGATGGTCATCGGGCTCTCGGCGGTGGTGGTGGCCATCCAGGACGGCGACGCCGTGGTCCTGACCGTGCGCCCGCCCGGCCAGCTGGCCGGCCTGCCCTTCGGCCCCTTCGATCCCAGCGGACATCGGACCTTCGAACTGGCCCTGCGCGCCTTCGTGACCGCCCAGACCCGCTTCGACCTGGGCTATGTGGAGCAGCTCTACACCTTCGGCGACCGGGGCCGCGACGCGCCCCTGGCCAATATGGGCGACGGCCAGGACGCCGGGGCGGCGCGGGTGCTGTCTGTGGGCTATCTGGCCCTCACCCCCAAGGCGGTGGACACCGCCGCGCCGGACACCGCCTGGGCCAGCTGGACGCGGTTCTTCCCCTATGAGGACTGGCGCGACGGCCGCCCCGAGGCGCTGGGCCGCATCGAGCCGGCCCTGCGCCAGTGGGCGCACGGCGTCCCGGAACGCCTGTCCCGCGCGCGGCTGCTGTTCGCGCTGGACGGCGCGCCCTGGAACGAGGAGCGGGTGCTGGAGCGCTACGAGCTGCTCTATGAGGCGGGCCTGGCGCCCGAGGCGGCCCGCGACCGCGGGGAGGCCGCCGCCCTCCCCGCCCCCGACCTGGCCGCGGCGCTCGGCGAACCGATGATCAGCGACCACCGCCGCATCCTGGCCACGGCGCTCTCGCGCCTGCGGGGCAAGCTGAAATACCGCCCGGTTGCGTTCGAGCTGATGCCCGAGGCCTTCACCCTGTCGGCCCTTCAGCGGGCCGTCGAGGCCATCGCCGGGGTGCCGCTGCACAAGCAGAACTTCCGCCGGGCCCTGGAGCGCGCGGACCTGGTGGAGGGCCTGGGCCGGGTCGACGCCGACACCGGGGGTCGCCCGGCCGAACTGTTCCGCTTCCGCCGCGAGATCCTCGGCGCGCGTCCGGTGTCGGGCTTGAGCCTGCCGCTGTTGCGGGAGTAGCGCCGGTCCAGATGAAGCCCCCTCAGTCGGCTTCGCCGCCAGCTCCCCCAGAGGGGGAGCATCTTGTATCGTGCGATCTGGACGTGTGGAGGGTGCTCGATGAGGTGGACGATGCGGTGGCGATGATCCGTCAGGCGATGGAAGCCTCCTAGATCCTCCCCCAGCGCGGAGCGCGGTTTGGGGGAGGTGGCGCGTCGCCCTCTTCGGCGACGTGACGGAGGGGGTTGAAGCCCACAATAGCAAGTCAAAGTCCCCCTCGGTCAGCTTCGCTGACAGCTCCCCCAGAGGGGGAGCATCTGGTGAGGGGTCAGCCTGCTGGTGGGGGAGCAGGCGCCTTCGCCGCGGCGACCAGGGCGCGGATGGCCCAGCGGGTGACCTTGCGGGACTGGCGCTCGTCCAGGCGCAGGACGTCCTTGAACACCACCATGGCCTCCGTGCCGATGATCAGCGCCAGGGCCGGGGCGAGCAGCTCCAGGGCCTTGGGGTCGAATTCGTCGCGCGCGGGCGCCAGCGCCGCCTCGATCAGCGGGGTGCGGCGGTTCTGGCGGGCGGGCAGGTCGGCGGCGGCGTCGCCCTTGAGGCCGGCCTGCAGGGTGTTGGCCAGCAGCATCCGCAGCGGCGCCTCGTTGGCCGTAATCATCTCGTGCATGGCGGCCTCGACGCGGTCGAGCCGCGCCACCGGGTCGGCGGGCGCGCCGTCGGGGAAGAGTTCGCCGGGCTGCGGGAGGGCCACGTGCAGGGCGGCCTCCAGCAGCAGGGCCTCGACGCTGGGGAAATAGCGATAGGCCGTGGCGCGCGAGACCAGGGCCTCCTCGGCGATCTCCTCCAGGCCCGGCTTGCGGCCCTGATTCATCAACCGGGCGGCGGCGTCCAGCAGGTCCTTGCGGGTGCGCTGCTTCTGGTTCGGGCGGCCCGGCTTCTCGGCGTGCGGCATCCCTAGTCCTGCGGCAGCTGGCGCATGATTGCCGCCAGGTCGAGCCAGACGTTTTCCCGGCTGATGTCGCCGCCGCCGTCGAACTCGACCACGTGCAGCAGGCGGAACTCCAGCGGACGGTCGCGACCCTGCAGGCCGAAGGGCATGCCGACCGCCCTGCCCCGCCAATAGGAATCGTCGACCATGAAGCCGTCGCCATAGAGCCGCTTCTTCGTCTCGATCCTGCCGTCGGCCAGATCGCCGAACAGCGTCTCGTAGAACGGCCGCGCGCCCTCCCGGCCCAGGGTCGGCCCCGTGGGCCAGCCGACGATGTCGTGCTCGACGTCGTGGGTCAGGGTCGCCAGCACGCCCTCCACGTCGTCGCGGGCCTCGAACCCGAAATGCTCGTCCATCTTGGCGTCCATCTGCTCTCGGCTGATCGTCACGACCGCGCCTCCCATGGTTTGAACTGATACCACAGGCTCTTAATGAGACGATTGTCTCATTGCAAGGACATTTTATCTCGTTTTCGGCTATTCAGCCGCAGGTCGCCGATTGGCACGTGGGGCACAAAAGCCCTACAGATCATCGAAGTGCGGGGTGCTTGCCGCCGGCGGACCCCCGATGACCAACGATTCCCCCCCCGAGAGCGTAGAGCGGCTGATGGACAGCCCCGACCTGGCCGTGGCGCTGGAAAGCGACCGCTTCAAGCAGTTCCTCGACCAGGTCCCGGTGGCCGTCGCGGTCGCCGAGCTGAACCCCAGTGAGCGCATCGTCTACACCAACCTGGAATTCGAGCGCCTGGTCGGCCTGGCCGGCGATCAGATCGTCGGCGGCCGCTGGGCCGCCCTGCCCGGCCACGCCGCCAGCGGCGAGCCGCGGCCCCTGGGCGAGGCGGTGTCGGCCGAGCGCGACTATGTGGGCGCCTACGCCCTGCCCCGCGACGGCGATCCCCTGACCGTCGACGCCTGGTCCAACGTCATCGAGGACGACGACGGCGCGCCGGTGTTCCGGCTGGTCGCCCTGGTGGAGACGGCCGGATCGGCGGCCACGGTGCTGGACGAGCTTCACGAGCAGGTGCGCGAGAAGGACACCCAGCTGCGCGAACTGCAGCATCGGGTGAAGAACAATCTGCAGATGATCACCGCCCTGATCCGGGTGGAGGCCAAGGGGGTCACCGACCGATCCACCGGGGAAGGCTTCGACCGCCTGGCCGGGCGGGTGGAGGCGCTGGGCCTGCTCTATCGCTCTCTGGGCGAAGGCGGGCCGAACGACGCCGTCGACCTGGGGGTCTATCTGAGCGAGATCGCCTCGGCGGTGATGCGCGCCCACGCGGTGGAGGGCATCCGGCTGAACTTGCAGGTCGACACCTGGCCCGTCTCCCTGGACGTGGCCATGTCGACCGGGCTGGTGGTCAACGAGCTGCTGACCAATGCGCTGAAGCACGCCTTCGTGGGACGCGAGGGCGGGACCATCACCCTGCGATGCATCACGGAGGGCGACGGCTGTCGCGTGGTCGTCGCCGACGACGGGGTGGGCCTGCCGGAGGGCGCCTCCTGGCCCAGGCCCGGCAAGCTCTCGGCCCTCATCGTCCGCTCCCTGCTGCAGAACGCCAAGGCGGCGATCGACGTCGCCTCGCCCCCCGGCGGAGGGGTGGAGGTGACCATCGTCTTCACCTGCGAGGACGCCGCGCCCGTCGGGGCGTGAGGGATCTGTCCGGGGCCGGTGGCGGGGCTCGCCCCGATGGGCGCTAGTATATCTCACCCACATAGTGGAGCCAGTTACGCCGCTTGAGAGCGTTTGCCACTCCAGACGCCGCATTCAGCGGAATCGAACGAACGCACGATGATTGGCGGCCCACCGGCGG
This genomic stretch from Phenylobacterium sp. LH3H17 harbors:
- a CDS encoding MoxR family ATPase, producing MSQRFEGTKDYVATEDLKVAVNAAVALERPLLIKGEPGTGKTVLAYEIAKALNAELITWHIKSTTKAHQGLYEYDAVTRLRDSQLGDERVKDVKNYIKKGKLWEAFTSDKRPVLLIDEIDKADIEFPNDLLQELDRMEFYVYETNETIKAEVRPIVIITSNNEKELPDAFLRRCFFHYIRFPEAETMNEIVEVHFPGIKQKLVAEALRIFYDMRKVPGLKKKPSTSELLDWLKLLMVEDIDENALKERDPTKLIPPLHGALLKNEQDVHLFERLAFLARREGAGSRPGQQ
- a CDS encoding universal stress protein, which encodes MSWARIMVPLSGGEGDKAAIAAGAKLAEPFGAELACVYTPADVADVMPWMGEGFLGGVQTTALESLKEAAAAGERNARAAMDTITYEKRRFIALQTPVWAGLSAESRLSDVVVFNNDPSRGRGPLAEAFQQMVADEQRPVLIAREGFAVGGPVAVAWDGGKEASRAARLALPMLEKASRVVILAAPKATSRSFEPARLQAYYAARGVKADIDILPDSGDAAPLLLYAARKAEAQILVAGAFGHPRLQEFIFGGTTRTLLASDQPSLFLSH
- a CDS encoding YfbR-like 5'-deoxynucleotidase — protein: MRKGLRRFERQPRAWQRMLSGRRLDLLDPSPMDIEIEDIAHGLARVARWNGQTLGEHAFSVAQHSVVVEEICAHIRPDLEPKWRLAALLHDASEYVIGDMISPFKAALGVDYKTFEERLETAIHVRFGIPAKAPIHIKKLIKTADRACAFFEATQLAGFSAAEALEFFDAPPDGYLLHIEPQSAAVAQSRYIQRYNVLSQAAGFATSPAAAFETE
- a CDS encoding tyrosine phosphatase family protein; this translates as MTLIVCGLAEVPAIIAARRPSHMITLLDPASMIETPAGFADRHLRLGVNDIAEPMEGMVLPHEGLVADLLAFGRTWDESAPMIVHCWAGISRSSASAFVLACERNPDVPERTIALAMRRAARHAYPNRRIVAIADDMLSRRGRMVDAVEAMGDYEYAGIGRPFDFPVRH
- a CDS encoding NAD regulator; the encoded protein is MVIGLSAVVVAIQDGDAVVLTVRPPGQLAGLPFGPFDPSGHRTFELALRAFVTAQTRFDLGYVEQLYTFGDRGRDAPLANMGDGQDAGAARVLSVGYLALTPKAVDTAAPDTAWASWTRFFPYEDWRDGRPEALGRIEPALRQWAHGVPERLSRARLLFALDGAPWNEERVLERYELLYEAGLAPEAARDRGEAAALPAPDLAAALGEPMISDHRRILATALSRLRGKLKYRPVAFELMPEAFTLSALQRAVEAIAGVPLHKQNFRRALERADLVEGLGRVDADTGGRPAELFRFRREILGARPVSGLSLPLLRE
- a CDS encoding TetR/AcrR family transcriptional regulator; translated protein: MPHAEKPGRPNQKQRTRKDLLDAAARLMNQGRKPGLEEIAEEALVSRATAYRYFPSVEALLLEAALHVALPQPGELFPDGAPADPVARLDRVEAAMHEMITANEAPLRMLLANTLQAGLKGDAAADLPARQNRRTPLIEAALAPARDEFDPKALELLAPALALIIGTEAMVVFKDVLRLDERQSRKVTRWAIRALVAAAKAPAPPPAG
- a CDS encoding ester cyclase translates to MTISREQMDAKMDEHFGFEARDDVEGVLATLTHDVEHDIVGWPTGPTLGREGARPFYETLFGDLADGRIETKKRLYGDGFMVDDSYWRGRAVGMPFGLQGRDRPLEFRLLHVVEFDGGGDISRENVWLDLAAIMRQLPQD
- a CDS encoding sensor histidine kinase; translation: MTNDSPPESVERLMDSPDLAVALESDRFKQFLDQVPVAVAVAELNPSERIVYTNLEFERLVGLAGDQIVGGRWAALPGHAASGEPRPLGEAVSAERDYVGAYALPRDGDPLTVDAWSNVIEDDDGAPVFRLVALVETAGSAATVLDELHEQVREKDTQLRELQHRVKNNLQMITALIRVEAKGVTDRSTGEGFDRLAGRVEALGLLYRSLGEGGPNDAVDLGVYLSEIASAVMRAHAVEGIRLNLQVDTWPVSLDVAMSTGLVVNELLTNALKHAFVGREGGTITLRCITEGDGCRVVVADDGVGLPEGASWPRPGKLSALIVRSLLQNAKAAIDVASPPGGGVEVTIVFTCEDAAPVGA